A single genomic interval of Lewinellaceae bacterium harbors:
- a CDS encoding activator of HSP90 ATPase 1 family protein, translating into MKRIKYELEFIFRASPAIVYKFLTAPSCLIRWFCDGVDINGEIYSFEWQGFGEDAYMIDDIEEERIRFQWMESDYPDEYFEFRMYKSPITEETILEITDFCDESELEDQKALWASQVTKLRKETGG; encoded by the coding sequence ATGAAACGAATCAAATACGAACTTGAGTTTATTTTTCGCGCCTCGCCGGCCATCGTCTATAAGTTCCTGACTGCTCCATCCTGTCTGATCAGGTGGTTTTGTGATGGTGTAGACATCAATGGTGAAATCTATAGCTTTGAGTGGCAGGGCTTTGGAGAGGATGCTTACATGATCGATGACATCGAGGAGGAACGCATTCGCTTCCAATGGATGGAAAGTGACTATCCCGATGAATACTTTGAATTCCGCATGTATAAATCACCCATTACTGAAGAGACCATCCTGGAGATCACCGACTTTTGTGATGAATCCGAACTGGAAGACCAGAAAGCACTCTGGGCCAGTCAGGTCACCAAGCTCCGCAAGGAAACGGGCGGTTAA